From Streptomyces sp. NBC_00370, a single genomic window includes:
- a CDS encoding rodlin, protein MKKIMAAAAVTASVVGASAMAAPQALAIGNDAGTTSASGNGAKSAFGNSATGGNMSPQSELVQSSLNDLCVGLPVKANVGSLVGVLVPVAVQDVNVLANPQNQQCAEGSTQAKGDEPLSHIVDDIPVLSGNGVGNE, encoded by the coding sequence ATCAAGAAGATTATGGCGGCCGCGGCGGTCACCGCCTCCGTGGTCGGCGCCTCCGCCATGGCGGCTCCTCAGGCGCTCGCCATCGGCAACGACGCCGGCACCACTTCGGCGAGTGGCAATGGCGCCAAGTCCGCCTTCGGTAACTCCGCCACGGGCGGAAACATGAGCCCGCAGTCGGAGCTCGTCCAGAGCTCGCTGAACGACCTGTGCGTCGGTCTGCCGGTGAAGGCCAACGTCGGTTCGCTCGTCGGCGTTCTCGTGCCGGTCGCGGTCCAGGACGTCAACGTCCTGGCCAACCCGCAGAACCAGCAGTGCGCCGAGGGCTCGACGCAGGCCAAGGGCGACGAGCCGCTGTCGCACATCGTGGACGACATCCCGGTGCTCTCCGGCAACGGTGTGGGCAACGAGTAA
- a CDS encoding chaplin — MKCKKAATIVAGLIMAMGAAAPAVADSGAEGAAIGSPGVLSGNVIQVPVHVPVNVCGNSIGVISLLNPAFGNACVNS, encoded by the coding sequence ATGAAGTGCAAGAAGGCCGCCACCATCGTCGCCGGGCTGATCATGGCCATGGGCGCAGCTGCCCCCGCCGTCGCCGACTCGGGTGCCGAGGGCGCCGCCATCGGTTCGCCCGGTGTGCTGTCCGGCAACGTGATCCAGGTCCCGGTCCACGTGCCCGTGAACGTCTGCGGCAACAGCATCGGCGTGATCTCCCTGCTGAACCCCGCCTTCGGCAACGCCTGCGTCAACAGCTGA
- a CDS encoding chaplin, with translation MRDLISKGLLTAAAATSVLSMGAGYAQAADSNGVAAESPGLLSGNNISAPLEVPVNICGNTVDPVGVANPSFGNGCGSTSQTHVAPHHEPAVHHAPVGHAAPAAHHQQAQHEQHQQPQHHQAQPHQAPQHEAAPHSAPQYPAHHQTPRHETPRHEAPRHESPRHETGGATAESTVAGSPGLLSGNLLQAPLDIPLNLCGDTVDVVGLLNPAFGNHCASGTPEVPRTLPAPERPAPPTEHRTLPPTPVAFHTPQTPVAPAPVLEDSSVPQLAHTGAEANLFAAAAMSAALLLGGGILYRRSTAPARV, from the coding sequence ATGCGAGACCTGATCAGCAAAGGGCTGCTCACAGCGGCGGCGGCGACGAGCGTGCTGTCCATGGGCGCCGGTTACGCGCAGGCCGCGGACAGCAACGGTGTGGCGGCCGAGTCGCCGGGGCTGCTGTCGGGCAACAACATTTCGGCGCCGCTGGAAGTCCCGGTGAACATCTGCGGGAACACCGTCGACCCGGTCGGCGTCGCCAACCCGTCGTTCGGCAACGGCTGCGGTTCGACGAGCCAGACGCACGTCGCGCCCCACCACGAGCCGGCCGTGCACCACGCGCCGGTCGGTCACGCGGCCCCGGCCGCGCACCACCAGCAGGCCCAGCACGAGCAGCACCAGCAGCCGCAGCACCACCAGGCCCAGCCGCACCAGGCCCCGCAGCACGAAGCCGCACCCCACTCCGCGCCCCAGTACCCGGCGCACCACCAGACCCCGCGTCACGAAACGCCGCGTCACGAGGCCCCGCGCCACGAGAGCCCGCGCCACGAGACCGGCGGTGCCACCGCCGAGAGCACCGTCGCCGGCTCCCCCGGCCTGCTGTCGGGCAACCTCCTCCAGGCTCCCCTCGACATCCCGCTGAACCTCTGCGGCGACACCGTCGACGTCGTCGGCCTGCTGAACCCGGCCTTCGGCAACCACTGCGCCAGCGGTACGCCCGAGGTCCCCCGGACGCTCCCCGCCCCCGAGCGTCCCGCGCCGCCGACCGAGCACCGCACGCTGCCCCCGACCCCCGTCGCCTTCCACACCCCGCAGACCCCCGTGGCCCCGGCCCCGGTCCTGGAGGACTCCTCCGTACCGCAGCTCGCGCACACCGGCGCCGAAGCCAACCTCTTCGCGGCCGCCGCGATGAGCGCCGCGCTGCTGCTCGGCGGCGGCATCCTGTACCGCCGCAGCACCGCGCCCGCGCGCGTCTGA
- a CDS encoding NAD(P)-binding domain-containing protein: MYDLVVVGAGPYGLSIAAHAAAAGLDLRVFGRPMAAWRDHMPPGMYLKSEPWASNLSAPRGEFDLAAYAASQGTESRHGVPLPVRFFASYGLWFAERAVPPVDERLITAVRPCPGGFHLTTDDGQSVLTRTVALALGVMPFIDIPAPLRGLPPEQVSHSSHHADLARFEGQDVTVVGGGQAALETAALLAEQGTAVRVVVRADRLNWNTLPPPRERPVVEAARRPHTGLGCGWRNWLYAETPGIFRRLPAQTRARVFSSALGPAGAWWLRDRFEPAVGVRLGESVAAAVPSGGRVRLELVSTDGRSETVETDHVIAATGFTPGLDRLGLLDGDLRGALRTVGASQGPEASAVFESSYPGLFLAGLLSAPSFGPSMRFVYGATYTAERLVAGVRRRLGTGGGLPVTVRQRDVRRGAQSRTRQPARTPLGSPGLS; encoded by the coding sequence ATGTACGACCTGGTAGTTGTGGGTGCGGGACCCTACGGTCTGTCCATCGCGGCCCATGCGGCGGCGGCAGGGCTCGATCTGCGGGTGTTCGGCAGGCCGATGGCCGCGTGGCGGGATCACATGCCGCCCGGGATGTATCTCAAGTCGGAGCCCTGGGCATCCAACTTGTCCGCTCCACGGGGTGAGTTCGACCTGGCCGCCTACGCGGCGTCCCAGGGCACCGAGTCACGGCACGGCGTGCCCCTGCCGGTCCGCTTCTTCGCCTCGTACGGCCTGTGGTTCGCCGAGCGCGCCGTACCACCGGTCGACGAACGGCTGATCACGGCCGTCCGCCCCTGCCCCGGCGGCTTCCACCTCACGACCGACGACGGTCAGTCCGTCCTGACCAGGACGGTGGCGCTCGCCCTCGGCGTGATGCCGTTCATCGACATCCCCGCGCCGCTGCGCGGACTCCCGCCCGAGCAGGTGTCGCACAGCAGCCACCACGCGGACCTCGCCCGGTTCGAGGGCCAGGACGTCACCGTCGTCGGCGGCGGGCAGGCGGCCCTGGAGACCGCGGCGCTCCTCGCCGAACAGGGCACGGCGGTACGGGTCGTCGTCCGCGCGGACCGGCTGAACTGGAACACCCTTCCGCCGCCCAGGGAACGCCCGGTGGTCGAGGCGGCCCGGCGGCCGCACACCGGGCTCGGCTGCGGGTGGCGCAACTGGCTGTACGCCGAGACCCCCGGCATCTTCCGCCGGCTGCCCGCGCAGACGCGGGCGCGGGTCTTCAGCTCGGCGCTGGGCCCGGCGGGCGCGTGGTGGCTGCGGGACCGCTTCGAACCGGCCGTGGGGGTACGGCTCGGCGAGAGCGTGGCCGCCGCGGTGCCGAGCGGCGGGCGCGTACGGCTCGAACTGGTCTCCACCGACGGGCGGTCGGAGACGGTGGAGACCGACCATGTCATCGCGGCGACCGGGTTCACCCCCGGCCTCGACCGGCTCGGTCTGCTCGACGGCGACCTGCGCGGCGCGCTGCGGACGGTCGGCGCGAGTCAGGGTCCCGAGGCGAGCGCGGTCTTCGAGTCCTCGTACCCGGGGCTGTTCCTGGCCGGGCTGTTGAGCGCGCCGTCGTTCGGCCCCTCGATGCGGTTCGTGTACGGCGCGACGTACACGGCCGAGCGGCTGGTGGCCGGGGTGCGGCGCAGGCTGGGGACGGGCGGCGGGCTGCCGGTGACGGTCAGACAGCGGGACGTCAGGCGCGGGGCGCAGAGCCGTACGCGACAGCCGGCCCGTACGCCGTTGGGCAGCCCGGGGCTTTCGTGA